From Sulfurovum zhangzhouensis, the proteins below share one genomic window:
- a CDS encoding thiazole synthase has product MSHTDMIDTNSDKWILEGKEFNSRMMIGSALYPSPKVMKEAIEASGSQIVTVSLRRQSGGDKGNPFWDIIKSLGVQVLPNTAGCHTAQEAITTAMMAREVFGTNWVKVEVIGNQYNLQPDPFELVEATKVLIKEGFRVLPYTTDDLVLAQKLVDAGCTTLMPWGSPIGSGRGLMNPYNLKAIRKQFPDLQLIVDAGIGKPSHAIQAMELGYDGILLNSAVALAHDPVQMANAFKHAVTAGRLGYKAGTMQERDMASPSTPTIGTPFWHQA; this is encoded by the coding sequence ATGAGCCATACAGATATGATAGATACAAATAGCGACAAATGGATACTTGAAGGCAAAGAGTTCAATTCACGTATGATGATCGGTTCTGCACTCTACCCTTCTCCTAAAGTGATGAAAGAGGCGATCGAAGCGTCAGGTTCACAGATCGTTACTGTTTCTCTACGCCGTCAGTCCGGCGGAGACAAAGGGAACCCATTTTGGGATATCATCAAGTCACTGGGTGTCCAGGTCCTGCCAAATACTGCAGGATGCCACACAGCACAAGAGGCGATCACTACTGCGATGATGGCAAGAGAAGTCTTTGGTACCAACTGGGTCAAGGTAGAAGTGATAGGAAACCAGTACAATCTCCAGCCAGATCCGTTCGAACTGGTTGAAGCAACCAAAGTCCTTATCAAAGAAGGATTTAGAGTACTGCCTTACACCACCGATGATCTGGTTCTTGCTCAAAAGCTGGTCGATGCAGGATGTACGACACTGATGCCGTGGGGTTCACCGATTGGATCAGGAAGAGGTCTGATGAACCCATATAACCTAAAAGCGATCCGTAAACAGTTCCCAGACCTTCAGCTGATCGTAGATGCAGGGATAGGCAAACCATCCCATGCGATCCAGGCGATGGAACTGGGATATGATGGGATATTACTGAATTCAGCTGTTGCCTTGGCTCACGATCCGGTCCAAATGGCAAATGCCTTTAAACACGCTGTAACTGCAGGTAGACTTGGCTATAAAGCTGGTACGATGCAGGAGCGAGACATGGCATCTCCATCTACTCCAACGATAGGCACGCCTTTCTGGCACCAAGCATGA
- the thiS gene encoding sulfur carrier protein ThiS — MTISVNGEKKVFEKAQMSVRELLDALEYKVGFAVALNTTFVLNTTYETTMIKDGDALDILAPVQGG, encoded by the coding sequence ATGACGATCTCTGTAAACGGTGAAAAAAAAGTTTTTGAAAAAGCACAAATGAGTGTGAGAGAGCTGCTTGACGCCCTGGAGTATAAAGTGGGCTTTGCCGTGGCACTCAATACCACTTTTGTACTCAACACGACGTATGAAACAACAATGATCAAAGATGGGGATGCACTTGACATCCTCGCACCTGTACAAGGAGGCTAA
- a CDS encoding OsmC family protein, with translation MNVSVEYLGDKKFKANTTKSSYIMDCKEITPVEYFATGIIGCTGIDLVMMAEKDGYEVSDYTVKADIERISVAPMKFASIHITYDYHCGCEAQKAKRYILSSLESYCTTVNSIRDSVKVSYTIIHNGEKIADKESIASGGGTLLDDGFGGACCS, from the coding sequence ATGAATGTATCAGTAGAGTATCTGGGAGATAAGAAATTTAAAGCGAATACTACGAAGTCTTCGTATATCATGGATTGTAAAGAGATCACTCCTGTGGAGTATTTTGCTACGGGGATTATCGGTTGTACAGGGATCGATCTAGTGATGATGGCTGAAAAGGATGGTTATGAAGTGAGTGACTATACGGTAAAAGCAGATATCGAACGTATCAGTGTGGCACCGATGAAATTTGCTTCTATCCATATCACTTATGACTACCATTGCGGATGTGAGGCCCAAAAAGCTAAGAGATATATCCTATCTTCATTGGAGAGTTACTGTACGACAGTGAACTCTATCAGGGACTCGGTAAAGGTAAGCTACACTATCATCCATAACGGTGAGAAGATCGCAGATAAAGAGAGTATCGCTTCTGGTGGCGGCACACTTCTTGATGATGGTTTTGGTGGAGCATGTTGCTCATAG
- a CDS encoding FAD-dependent oxidoreductase: protein MKKVAIIGAGLLGRVTALNLLENEELELTIYEKAGYDGEGAAASTAAGMLAPFAEMETAESVILEHGMRSIKLWPTLLEKIGIPEAYQQTGSIITAHPQDQAELDRFISTLHTKVPAAEGIKTLDNRALVELEPSLRHHTQAYHLYAEGQVNSAMFVETSTQYLLDHPRVTWYENHPIDEGLSDIDTFNATHGTDFDWIFDTRGLGAKAEMPDLRGVRGEVFWLDAPEVDISRPTRLMHPRYKIYIVPRANHRFVIGATEIESEDKSPMSVRSSLELLSAVYSMHPSFAEARIVKTKTDCRPSLEDNLPRIEQHKGLTRINGLYRHGYLLAPAIVEEALNTGIRKSA, encoded by the coding sequence ATGAAAAAAGTAGCGATTATCGGTGCAGGACTGCTTGGTAGGGTCACTGCACTCAACCTGTTGGAAAATGAAGAATTAGAACTGACGATCTATGAAAAAGCAGGATATGACGGTGAAGGGGCAGCTGCATCTACGGCAGCAGGCATGCTCGCACCGTTTGCCGAGATGGAAACTGCAGAATCAGTGATCTTGGAACATGGGATGAGATCGATCAAACTCTGGCCTACTCTTCTAGAGAAGATAGGTATCCCTGAAGCCTATCAGCAGACAGGAAGTATCATCACTGCACACCCGCAGGACCAAGCTGAACTGGATCGATTTATCTCTACCCTGCATACCAAAGTACCTGCAGCAGAAGGTATCAAGACACTGGACAACCGTGCACTTGTAGAACTTGAGCCTTCACTTAGACACCATACGCAGGCATACCATCTTTATGCAGAAGGACAGGTCAACTCTGCAATGTTCGTAGAAACATCAACACAGTATCTGCTGGATCATCCTAGGGTTACTTGGTATGAAAACCACCCGATAGATGAAGGGCTCAGTGATATAGATACTTTCAATGCGACACACGGTACTGATTTTGACTGGATCTTTGATACACGCGGGCTGGGTGCCAAAGCAGAGATGCCGGACTTACGCGGGGTACGCGGTGAGGTCTTCTGGCTTGATGCTCCTGAAGTAGATATCAGCAGACCGACCAGACTGATGCACCCTCGCTACAAGATCTATATTGTTCCGCGTGCCAATCACCGTTTCGTGATCGGTGCAACGGAGATTGAAAGTGAAGATAAGTCACCAATGTCGGTACGATCTTCCCTAGAGCTGCTCTCGGCAGTCTACAGTATGCATCCAAGCTTTGCTGAAGCACGCATTGTCAAGACCAAAACCGACTGCCGCCCGTCACTGGAGGATAACCTCCCCCGTATCGAGCAGCATAAGGGACTGACCCGTATCAACGGTCTTTACCGCCATGGCTATCTGCTAGCTCCTGCGATCGTAGAAGAGGCACTGAATACAGGTATAAGGAAAAGCGCATGA